The window CGGGCGGCCTGTCGTCGTGCCGTACTCGTGCCCCCGTTTCCTGAGCCTTTCGCCGACACCCTCCGGACCGTCCCGAAGCTCCGTCGGCATCGGGCCGTCGCCGACCCGCGTCGTGTACGCCTTGAACACGCCCAGGACGCCGTCCACCCTCCTCGGGGAGACCCCGAGGCCGGCGCACAGCCCTCCCGCCACCGTGCTCGACGACGTGACGAACGGGTAGGAGCCGTGATCGAGGTCGAGGAGCGTGCCCTGCGCCCCCTCGAACAGGACGCTCAACCCCTCGTCCATCCAGTCGTTCAGGAGGAGCGACGTGTCGGCGACGTACGGCGACAGCCGCGCCCACCACTCGCGGGCGTCCCGCACAAGCGCTTCGGGATCCGGCGCCCCTCCGGCCGGGCCGAGCAGCTTCTCGAGCCTGGCCTCCGCGAGCGCCCGGACCCGGGCCAGGAGCGCGTCCCTGTCCGCGAGGTCGGCGAGCCGGATCCCGAGTCGCGCGGCCTTCGCCTCGTACGCCGGGCCGATCCCCTTCCTCGTCGTGCCGAGCCGGGGCGCGAGGTGGCCCGCGGTCTCGCCGAGATCGTCCAGCCTCGCCATTTCCGGGAGGATCACGTGGGCGCGGTCGCTGAGTTGGAGGCGCCCGGTGAGGTCGATGCCGGCCGCGGCGAGCGTGTCGATCTCCTCGATCAGCTTCGGGAGGTCGAGGACCGTTCCGTTGCCGACGACGACCCGCACGTCCGGCCTGAAGGCTCCCGACGGGATGTGGTGCAGGGCGTGCCGCCGGCCGTCGACGGTCACGGTGTGGCCGGCGTTCGGCCCGCCCTGGTAGCGGGCCACGACGTCGAACCGCTCCGAGAGGAGGTCGACGACCTTCCCCTTCCCCTCGTCGCCCCACTGGGCGCCGACTACCGCGACGTTCGGCATGCTCGATCCGCGGGAGAGGTCGTCAAGAGGCGCTCCCCGGGGGCAGGATCGCCTGGACGCGCTGCACGAGCGTCTCTCTGAGCCGCTCCTTGTCGAGGAACCCCCGAGCGCCGAGCTGCTGGAGGAACCCCAGCACGTTGTCCTTGTACACCCCGCTCATCGCGAGCACCGGAGTGTCCTTGATCCGCTCGTCTTGCCGTGCCTCCCGGAGAACGTCGAACCCCGTCATGCGGGGCATCAGGAGATCCAGCAGCAGGAGGTCGGGGTGCTCCTCGCGGAGGACGCGGAGCGTCTCGACGCCGTCCGCGGCGACGAGCACGTTGTAACCGGCCTCCTCGAGCAGCCGCTCCGCCATCCCGACCACCTTCGGGTTGTCGTCGGCGACGAGCACCGTGCGCCGGCGGCTCAGGCTCCGGTAGGAGCCGGACGACGAGGACGAGTGGACCTCGTCCATTTCGAGATCGATGCGCACGGCCGTCCGGCACCCAGGACAGAGGTACTTGACCACTCGCTCGCCCGGACCGTAGTCGACCAGGCGGAACTCGGTCCTGCACTGGGGGCACCGGACGAGCACGCACCGCCTCTGACGGGCGAGAAGCACCCGTCGACAAAGGCGGAAGTATAGCACCCGGAAGGGACGAATCCGCGCCTCGAGTCGGCGGATCGGCCGGGCTCGACCGCTCGGGATTGGTGGACGGCAAGGGATTCGAACCCTCGACCCCGGCGTTGCGAACGCCGTGCTCTCCCAGCTGAGCTAGCCGCCCATGTCCCGAACGGGCCTGGTGGGGCGTGCAGGATTTGAACCTGCGACTTCCACCGTGTGAAGATGGCACTCTACCGCTGAGTTAACGCCCCTGCGCGCCCCCTGAACCGACGGGCAAGCGCGAACTTATAGCACACGCATTTCGTGAGCGGCAACCGGGTCGGACGAGGATCAGACGAGGAACCGCTCGGGCTCGGCGTCGGGGCGAACCTCGACACGACGTTCCTCGGCGCCCCGGCGGCAGACGACCCCGCAAAGGGAATCGTCTCGCCCCGCCCCGTAGCGCGCCGCCAGCGCGGCCGCGCGAGCGAGGCCGGCGTCGTCCGGCTCCCCCTCCACGATCGTCAGCGCCCCTCCCCCCTCGGAGCGGCAGGTCCAGAGGCCCGCCGCGAGACCGGCGAGGATCCGGCCCTCCTCGTCGTTCCTGGCCACCACGGCCTTCACCCCGTGGGACACACGGAAGTGCCGGCCGAGCCTGAGCCGGAGCAGCCCGTCCCTCCCCGGATAGGAGGAGCCCCCGTGCGCGAGGAGATCGCGCAGGCGCCGGGAGAAGCCGAGGTCCGCCAGGAGGCAGCAGCCGCTCCCGGGCGCGGGCCCATCTCCGACGCCGAGCCCGCGGGCGAGCGCCTGCTGTGCCGTTCGCGATCGCCCCTCGAGGTCGCCGAGACGGCTCCGGTCGATGCGCCCGTCGGTCTCCGCCGCGGTCGGAGGAAGGTGCGCGGCCGACAGCGGCCGCAAGAGTCGCCCCACGAGGCCCGACTCCCGCTCGATCCTGAGGAGCGACTCGCGGCGCTGGCTCATGCGAGTCTGCCCCAGCACCTCTCCGGTCACGACGAGGTCCGCTCCCCTCTCCCGCGCGAGGCTCGCCGCTTTCCGGAGCATGAAGATCCGGCAGTCGATGCACGGGTTCATCGCCGTGCCGTACCCGTGCTTCGGCCGGACCACGACGCTCTCGAAGTGCTCGCGAGCCACGTCCACCACCTCGACCGGAAGCTCCGGGGTCGAGCGGGCCGCGCGGGTCCGCTCCGCGCGGAGGAACGCCGTCTCGAAATGGACCGCCTCGGTCTCGACACCCTGCTCCCTGACCAGGCGCGCGGCGAGGCGCCCGTCGAGCCCACCCGACAGCAGCGCGAGGGCCTTCACTTCATTTCCGATCGCGCCGCCGTGACGTCGACATGCCGGAAGCGTAGCATCCCGGGGGCCGCCAAACAGCCGGAATACGGGCTCCCCTTGACCCGAGGCACCGATCACCTATATTTTCCGCCCTTCTGGCCCGCGGCGCCCGGCTCGAGCATCGGGGAAGCGCGGGAAGCGGGAGTGTGGCGCGCGCATGCAGCCGGTTCCGCCTCGTGGCAACGTGCTGGTGTTCACCTCGGATCGCGAGTCGGGCGACCGGCTATGCCGCTGGATCGCCGGCGCGGGCGAGGAGCCCGTTCTCCTCTCCGGTCCGGAGAGATTCCTCGTCGACCGGGGCGACGACGAGTCGGTAGACCTCCTGGTCACCGACCTCGACACCGACGATCCTTCCTCCCGCGCGCTCTTCGACCGCCTCCTGTCCGGCGATCTCTTCGCCCGTGTCCCGCAGATCCACGTGATCCGCGACCTCGCGCTGCGGCAGGACATGGAGCGGAGGAACCCGGCTCTTTCCTCGGTGTGGATCCTCAACCCGCCGGAGGCCGGCGAGTTCCAGACCCGGGTCCGCCTGTCCGCGGAAATCGGGCGGCTCCGGCGCGAGCACCAGCGGAGCGCGGTCCGGGATCCCCTGACCGGGCTCTACAACCGCCAGCACCTCCATCACCGTCTCGAGGAGGAGTTCTCCCGGTCTCGCCGGT is drawn from Terriglobia bacterium and contains these coding sequences:
- a CDS encoding adenylosuccinate synthase yields the protein MPNVAVVGAQWGDEGKGKVVDLLSERFDVVARYQGGPNAGHTVTVDGRRHALHHIPSGAFRPDVRVVVGNGTVLDLPKLIEEIDTLAAAGIDLTGRLQLSDRAHVILPEMARLDDLGETAGHLAPRLGTTRKGIGPAYEAKAARLGIRLADLADRDALLARVRALAEARLEKLLGPAGGAPDPEALVRDAREWWARLSPYVADTSLLLNDWMDEGLSVLFEGAQGTLLDLDHGSYPFVTSSSTVAGGLCAGLGVSPRRVDGVLGVFKAYTTRVGDGPMPTELRDGPEGVGERLRKRGHEYGTTTGRPRRCGWFDGVAAAYAHRLNRFDAACVTLLDVLDESEEIRVCTGYRLDGRSVLSLPASPAAAARVEAEFETLPGWRSDTTGTRRFEDLPVEAQAYLERLGQMIGAEVGLVSVGPDRSQSIVKPGSWLARMMGT
- a CDS encoding response regulator; amino-acid sequence: MLVRCPQCRTEFRLVDYGPGERVVKYLCPGCRTAVRIDLEMDEVHSSSSSGSYRSLSRRRTVLVADDNPKVVGMAERLLEEAGYNVLVAADGVETLRVLREEHPDLLLLDLLMPRMTGFDVLREARQDERIKDTPVLAMSGVYKDNVLGFLQQLGARGFLDKERLRETLVQRVQAILPPGSAS
- a CDS encoding GGDEF domain-containing protein translates to MQPVPPRGNVLVFTSDRESGDRLCRWIAGAGEEPVLLSGPERFLVDRGDDESVDLLVTDLDTDDPSSRALFDRLLSGDLFARVPQIHVIRDLALRQDMERRNPALSSVWILNPPEAGEFQTRVRLSAEIGRLRREHQRSAVRDPLTGLYNRQHLHHRLEEEFSRSRRYRSPLSFVLFDIDHLKSINDALGQTSGDSVIHQVAEVLRHQVRKEDILGRTGEESFGTILPGNRYRGAAVFASKVRTHTEEILLRHEGTSFQVRVSAGISSYPDNRSIHAAEDLVRATENALSEAKTRGGNRVFIDEAVLRHERRVILVADA